Proteins co-encoded in one Octopus bimaculoides isolate UCB-OBI-ISO-001 chromosome 7, ASM119413v2, whole genome shotgun sequence genomic window:
- the LOC128248305 gene encoding uncharacterized protein LOC128248305 has translation MVGSDKIEAVNKYMETVNVCRDVLAEISVLENICLKNGWGTPIYHLLTTNINGYLCYIFKVTLSSLSGSHIPYTNGWQPRVFSRTIEEAKICAAEHVLEQLRYYHNERGMEMPYLTITPTLYPLDGTFYQSRPIAAGAILHPNGVIPHTEHHHHHHHLPSNITATAVLSPVPMPIVHDPTSGKVSQQNNTQIVPVLPDGDGPYIQEQQQN, from the exons ATGGTAGGAAGTGATAAAATTGAGGCAGTGAACAAGTACATGGAGACAGTAAATGTATGCAGAGATGTGTTAGCTGAAATCTCG GTTTTAGAGAATATATGTTTAAAGAATGGATGGGGCACACCAATTTATCATCTATTAACTACCAATATCAACGGTTATCTATGTTATATTTTCAAG GTCACTCTATCTAGTTTATCTGGTTCTCATATACCATATACAAATGGATGGCAACCAAGAGTATTCAGCCGTACTATAGAGGAAGCGAAGATCTGTGCTGCAGAACATGTTCTTGAACAGTTAAGATATTATCATAATGAACgtg GTATGGAGATGCCTTATTTAACTATAACACCGACACTATACCCTCTTGATGGCACTTTCTATCAGAGCCGTCCAATAGCAGCAGGAGCAATTTTGCACCCCAATGGAGTAATTCCTCACACagaacatcaccatcaccatcaccaccttcctTCTAATATAACAGCAACTGCAGTGTTGTCTCCGGTACCTATGCCTATAGTACATGATCCAACTTCAGGAAAGGTGTCTCAACAAAACAACACACAGA